Genomic window (Helianthus annuus cultivar XRQ/B chromosome 3, HanXRQr2.0-SUNRISE, whole genome shotgun sequence):
TAATCTGTCACGATATGGGATGTGGCATAATTCAGATCAATGCGCATGATGGTTATAATGCGGAGCGGGTTAAACCGCATGAACCAAATAAAGCCCGATGACCTTCTTTGCCATTTGCACACGATAACTATTGATATCAAGAACCATCAATCCAGGTTTCGAGATCGCAAAGGACATTGAGGACTACAAGCAACCCAATAAAAATGAAAACATGTGAAAGTGGCTAGGGGCTAAGCCTTAGCCAGCAGATAAAAGGAAGGACTAAGCCTTAGCCAACGGCTATAAGTTAGCCAACCATTTACATGTGTATTGGTTTGAATGACTTTCTGGTGGATCCTCAGTAGGTTTCATCATTTATTTTGTCGAGCTAAGGCGACAGTGCTTATTTGGTGTTGTCTGATTggatgtatgtatatgtatatataaatacatattcCTGATTTTCTCATTTGATAAACATGATTTTTCACGTGTATTGGTTTGATTCGCTTTTTTATGGACCCTTAGTACTTTTCATCATTTATTTTGTCAGTTAAGACAACGATGCTTGTTTGACGTTGTCTTATTGATTTGTTTTGAATGTCTATTTATAAAATACTTAAATGTCATTTATGATTTTTCCCAttttataaacatgattttgTTCAAACGTCATAATTTTTAAAGGCTATATGATGTAGATTATGAATTACGAAAATTTATAGAAAAAATTAGTTATTATTTAAACTTCACATTTATGGagcttttttaatttttttgtttcttttcaaaacaaaAGGAAAAGTTTGGTATTATCCAACCACTAAATCATTCATTTTGTTGTTTTCTTTCTAACATGGCACATGCGTATAAGTATAAAAACATAATTAATCCATTGTAACAACTTTTTCCACATTAAAGATAAATCAATTTCAAAACATTAAATTCTGAGATTTGAAAAGGCCGGTAAACACACGTAGGTAACGACaagaagaaacaaacaaacatataATTTTAATAAAGAACATACGATAGGGCCCTCCCTTGTCGCGGCAAAGGTCGAATGATGATTATGCTACCAACAATTGTGTCAAAAAAAACCCAAGAACTAAGTTATTTTTGCACGACtctaattttattttattaatcaaTCGAAACCATTCCAAATACAATAACCATAATcctttgttttgatttttattagaCTTAAGCTGAAAAACGAAATCAAAACAACCAACAAACATATTATTTAGACTTTATATAAGATCCTCACCCCCATCAACTATCACATTTGAGCCACAATTAAGATTAACTTCTAACTGATTAAAATTCAATAGAAATTTTGTTGCCATCAGCGTCTTCACTATGGTTTTTCTTATAAACTTTAGTGGCATCTAACCGGTTAATTTGCCACCCTTTAACGTTTATTAACTGGTGAATCTTTTCGACTTGGCGGCGTGCCAACTTGCATGTGTTGATCTTCATTTCGTGGATGGCTGAATCCAATAACATGTCGAGAGTTTTTTCATCGGTGTAAGATGAATCAATTGCACGAAAGTACGAATCAAGTTCTTGCACGCCAATTGCTCTCCGGATCCCTTTCGAGTAGTCAGCCTTAGGGTTGTAAAACTCTCTGACTTCATCCACCATCCCGTTGACCACCTTGCGATCAATGCGGTCAGCTAGTACTTGGTAAAGCACCGACAATTCCACGTCAACCCACAAGAAGCAAGTCTCGTAACTATAACAATAATCATTGATTAAATTTATAACGCTACCATactaaacaacaaacaaacatacATAGTAAAATctcattctttttttttcttttttgaacggccaacagaatcaatcccgagcactctcggggcacccactggacaaacggagtactccgagagtaacccgagtccaccaccaatttcgGGGAAAACCCAGTAACCACCTGCCCGTAAGCACGGCAGTGAAATTACCAGTAAAACACGTTTgactcaaggatccaacccaggtatTACTGAGTCTCCTATCACTACCCACCattgcctcactctgcaccaagtggaagttgaacttgcatctctcaagagaaatgcaactCTTCCACCACTTAATCTAAAGATCATTAGCCAGTAAAATCTCATTCATGTGATTAGAGTTGCACAAATCGAGTTCAAACCCTAAACTGGTTTTGAGTTGGTCAATGAAAAGTCAAAACTAGGTTTTTGTTAGTTTATTGACCGGTTTTGAGCAGTTTTCACTGGTTCTTTATCGGTTCAGTTAACCGTTTTAAAGGAGACAATCATAAAAATCATTACAAACCTACGAGGAGACTATCATAAAAATGTTCTCACATTGGTTTGGTTGTGCACCTCTAAAGCTATACAAATAATAGGGTTTCACGAGATAGGATGGGACCAGGGGAGGAGCTTAGAGGAGGCCGGACCGGGCCTCGGCCCGTGCGGTTTTTTCGCCTAGTAGTGTTAAATTTCAGGTTTCGagaatttttttaaatgtgtattGGTTCGGCTCAGACTGATTTTATCTCCAAAAAAACATCGGCCCATGCTGAGTTTTAGGTCAAGATCCGTCATTGGATGGGAcaaaccttacctctatcccgAAAGACACACAAGCCCAACTCTATATCACTAGTATATAGCACTTTAAGACTAATACACAAACACAAGTAAATCAAACAGTACCTAGATCGAAACTCGCGATCCTCAACCAATGCTTCGATGAAAGAATTCGATCCACCGGAAATTATGGGCAGCTTCTTTCTCCCAACAACTGATTTCAAGGCAAGTGAAGCCTCTAGGACG
Coding sequences:
- the LOC110930687 gene encoding adenylate isopentenyltransferase 3, chloroplastic; the encoded protein is MMCKMALAPLLQTPTCSLIKFRKAKVVVVMGATGAGKSRLTMDLAAQYPAEIINSDKMKVYEGLDILTNKITKEERDGMPHHLLGVVDPETDFTAENFVLEASLALKSVVGRKKLPIISGGSNSFIEALVEDREFRSSYETCFLWVDVELSVLYQVLADRIDRKVVNGMVDEVREFYNPKADYSKGIRRAIGVQELDSYFRAIDSSYTDEKTLDMLLDSAIHEMKINTCKLARRQVEKIHQLINVKGWQINRLDATKVYKKNHSEDADGNKISIEF